One genomic segment of Chryseobacterium phocaeense includes these proteins:
- a CDS encoding lysophospholipid acyltransferase family protein: protein MTKILNYLWRFWLLLLAFVLTVTLGIPVYILSFSKKHYKYAYQFIRIWCFGMFYGMGLRYDLIRLSNDEKDKSKQYVFISNHTSIMDIMLTCILMPHHPICFVGKKELVKIPIFGTIYKRICVMVDRGSARSRADVYRRCAEKMEEGNSIAIFPEGGVPDDTSVILDEFKDGAFTLSSKHHSPIAVYTFIGLKEIFPFDSSKGYPGRVKVYFNGILEPSGSPKDLKTEAYQEIKKTLLEHSI, encoded by the coding sequence GTGACAAAAATTTTAAATTACCTCTGGAGATTCTGGCTTTTGCTACTGGCATTTGTCTTAACGGTTACCTTAGGAATTCCTGTCTATATTTTATCATTCAGTAAAAAGCATTATAAGTATGCTTACCAATTTATCCGGATCTGGTGTTTCGGCATGTTTTACGGGATGGGGCTGAGATATGATCTTATCAGGCTTTCCAATGACGAAAAAGACAAAAGCAAGCAGTATGTTTTCATTTCCAACCACACTTCTATCATGGACATCATGCTTACCTGCATCCTGATGCCCCACCACCCTATATGTTTTGTTGGTAAAAAAGAACTGGTAAAGATCCCGATTTTCGGCACCATATATAAAAGGATATGCGTAATGGTAGACCGCGGAAGTGCGAGAAGCCGCGCCGATGTCTACAGAAGATGCGCTGAAAAAATGGAAGAAGGCAACAGCATTGCCATATTTCCCGAGGGTGGCGTTCCGGATGACACTTCTGTTATCCTGGACGAATTTAAAGACGGCGCCTTTACTTTATCTTCAAAACACCACTCCCCGATTGCCGTTTATACTTTTATAGGATTAAAGGAAATTTTTCCTTTCGACAGCTCAAAAGGCTATCCCGGACGCGTAAAAGTGTACTTCAACGGGATCCTGGAACCTTCCGGTTCACCAAAAGACCTGAAAACCGAGGCTTATCAGGAGATAAAAAAAACGTTGCTGGAGCACTCTATTTAA
- a CDS encoding GtrA family protein: MRELLIRQKQVLFFIIAGGLSAVVEIGSFKAFSTYLPHFFSGETNFHGIHYPLSNIFSTSCGIISNYFLSIWFVFERGKHSKRKEFAYFMAISFISTLLSLGFFQVFYSFIFKDNINLIFYTLSPEMISKIAAILLVSILNYSVKKKVIFNG, translated from the coding sequence ATGAGAGAATTACTAATACGCCAGAAACAGGTTTTGTTTTTCATTATAGCCGGAGGGCTCAGTGCTGTGGTAGAAATCGGAAGCTTCAAGGCATTCAGCACCTATCTGCCGCATTTTTTCTCAGGTGAAACCAATTTTCACGGCATCCACTATCCTTTAAGTAATATTTTCTCCACCAGCTGTGGGATCATCAGCAATTATTTCCTGAGTATCTGGTTTGTTTTTGAAAGAGGAAAGCATTCAAAAAGAAAGGAATTTGCTTATTTCATGGCTATCTCCTTTATTTCAACTTTATTAAGTTTAGGTTTCTTCCAGGTTTTTTACAGCTTTATATTTAAGGACAATATCAATTTGATTTTTTATACCTTAAGCCCGGAAATGATCAGTAAGATCGCAGCGATCCTCCTTGTTTCCATTCTTAATTATTCAGTAAAAAAGAAAGTAATTTTTAACGGTTAA